One region of Erwinia tracheiphila genomic DNA includes:
- a CDS encoding fimbrial protein, whose product MQSVNKFLQLTVPMFLISCLLISLSLKAATDCSSNSNDRCSIGVLFQGFYNDETCIVSINSGTYSETVFLPTISTSSLQKGGAEAGSKNFNITLQECPSDRTVSVTFVSNLSAADSTTGNLTNTTGEGYSKNVQVRIRKEDGAQILIDDSSSGQDYIIPSAGSDVTHQYTASYYANGDNAVSAGVLKSFAGVELVYK is encoded by the coding sequence ATGCAATCGGTAAATAAATTTCTGCAACTGACAGTTCCAATGTTTTTAATTTCATGCCTGCTGATTTCACTTTCACTCAAAGCAGCTACAGATTGTAGCAGTAACAGTAACGATAGGTGTAGTATTGGTGTGCTTTTTCAGGGTTTTTATAACGATGAAACTTGTATTGTAAGTATTAATAGTGGAACTTATTCAGAGACAGTTTTTCTACCGACAATTAGTACCTCGTCATTGCAAAAAGGCGGTGCTGAAGCAGGAAGTAAAAACTTTAATATTACATTGCAGGAGTGTCCATCTGATCGCACTGTGTCTGTAACGTTTGTCAGTAATTTAAGCGCTGCTGATTCAACGACGGGTAACCTGACCAACACTACGGGTGAAGGCTACAGCAAAAATGTTCAGGTCAGAATTCGCAAAGAAGATGGGGCGCAAATTTTAATTGATGATAGTAGCAGTGGACAGGATTACATTATACCTTCTGCTGGTAGCGATGTTACACATCAATACACAGCCAGCTACTACGCCAATGGTGATAATGCTGTCTCAGCAGGAGTGTTAAAATCGTTTGCCGGAGTTGAGCTTGTTTACAAATAA